The following coding sequences lie in one Oncorhynchus nerka isolate Pitt River linkage group LG14, Oner_Uvic_2.0, whole genome shotgun sequence genomic window:
- the dtnbp1a gene encoding dysbindin-A isoform X2, whose product MEHAQQGKLKERQKYFEEAFQQDMDQYLSTGYLQITDRRGPIGSMSSMEVNVDVLEQMDLMDVSDHEALDVFLNSGGEDDSLTSSLTSGPDPESLSSEISLRVPTQAELRNKPSSFSSTEPGSASQDTSLGECQDTSQDTSLGECQEGEGSEASGDGDQPLVLPDEEEVQADTALVSLPEAETFKNSDDSDSQAS is encoded by the exons ATGGAGCACGCCCAGCAGGGGAAGCTGAAGGAGAGGCAGAAGTACTTTGAAGAAGCTTTCCAACAGGACATGGATCAGTACCTCTCTACTGGCTACCTGCAGATCACTGACAGAAGAG GGCCAATAGGTAGCATGTCTTCCATGGAGGTGAACGTTGACGTTCTGGAACAGATGGACCTGATGGACGTGTCGGACCACGAGGCCCTCGACGTCTTTCTCAACTCTGGAGGAGAAGACGACAGCCTGACCTCCTCACTCACCTCAG GTCCAGACCCTGAGTCGTTGTCCTCTGAGATCTCCCTGCGGGTGCCCACCCAGGCGGAACTGAGGAACAAGCCGTCTTCCTTCTCCTCCACGGAGCCAGGCTCAGCCAGCCAGGACACCAGCCTGGGGGAGTGCCAGGACACCAGCCAGGACACCAGCCTGGGGGAGTGCCAGGAGGGGGAGGGCAGCGAGGCCAGCGGAGATGGAGACCAGCCCCTGGTACTGCCAGACGAGGAGGAAGTGCAGGCCGACACAGCCCTGGTGTCGTTGCCCGAGGCAGAGACGTTCAAGAACTCTGACGACAGCGACTCGCAGGCCTCTTAG
- the dtnbp1a gene encoding dysbindin-A isoform X1, with product MSSPGSSSRNSSELDSEHAQKVLDMEHAQQGKLKERQKYFEEAFQQDMDQYLSTGYLQITDRRGPIGSMSSMEVNVDVLEQMDLMDVSDHEALDVFLNSGGEDDSLTSSLTSGPDPESLSSEISLRVPTQAELRNKPSSFSSTEPGSASQDTSLGECQDTSQDTSLGECQEGEGSEASGDGDQPLVLPDEEEVQADTALVSLPEAETFKNSDDSDSQAS from the exons CCGAGCTGGACTCTGAGCACGCCCAGAAAGTGCTGGACATGGAGCACGCCCAGCAGGGGAAGCTGAAGGAGAGGCAGAAGTACTTTGAAGAAGCTTTCCAACAGGACATGGATCAGTACCTCTCTACTGGCTACCTGCAGATCACTGACAGAAGAG GGCCAATAGGTAGCATGTCTTCCATGGAGGTGAACGTTGACGTTCTGGAACAGATGGACCTGATGGACGTGTCGGACCACGAGGCCCTCGACGTCTTTCTCAACTCTGGAGGAGAAGACGACAGCCTGACCTCCTCACTCACCTCAG GTCCAGACCCTGAGTCGTTGTCCTCTGAGATCTCCCTGCGGGTGCCCACCCAGGCGGAACTGAGGAACAAGCCGTCTTCCTTCTCCTCCACGGAGCCAGGCTCAGCCAGCCAGGACACCAGCCTGGGGGAGTGCCAGGACACCAGCCAGGACACCAGCCTGGGGGAGTGCCAGGAGGGGGAGGGCAGCGAGGCCAGCGGAGATGGAGACCAGCCCCTGGTACTGCCAGACGAGGAGGAAGTGCAGGCCGACACAGCCCTGGTGTCGTTGCCCGAGGCAGAGACGTTCAAGAACTCTGACGACAGCGACTCGCAGGCCTCTTAG